One segment of Paenibacillus rhizovicinus DNA contains the following:
- a CDS encoding DUF11 domain-containing protein → MIEEESLPTTIRNQSVVTFSSGSATGFSYSNVVNTIVNGPSIAIVKSAMSAEAGLSLPVTYVLTVSNSGNRAANVIVYDSLPSGTAFVANSILVNGAPVPGITPGAGIPLGEVNPGSVYAIVFQVILTSVPPSGVLVNQARADYEFVTLDHRVITGSSLSNALSLPVGVLAVSVHKSVSAAVTFVGDMIAYSILVSNESSESIRQSLLLDPLPQGVGFVPGSVTVGGVRNPSASPANGIPIGTIEPGASKQIAFNAVVLDVPVHTRLTNQAEFLFKYGEYDQFATSNPVTVIVSGPALKAVMSVTPVLATIGDILSYTVVVTNAGTLETTIIARDLIPPNTVFVQGSAFLNGRPIPIADPENGITLGSLPPGLSFTLAFQVTVTRAVIPPAQTNIPNLAILAHTFQLPGGMTVTDTLATNTVDVRLVYPIIAAHLEAKPPLAEAGGTFIAEVRITNSGQYAANVTLQDFIPSETELVPGSVVVNGRPVPGSSGTTIAVGSLGPDEAATIVYRLLVDRHPLQHRIRFRVRAAYNYMVNTNEASSSVFSNEASVRIETDDE, encoded by the coding sequence ATGATCGAAGAAGAGAGCCTGCCGACGACGATTCGCAATCAGTCGGTCGTGACTTTCAGCTCCGGCTCTGCAACCGGCTTCTCCTATTCCAACGTCGTAAACACCATCGTTAACGGTCCCAGCATCGCCATCGTCAAGTCGGCCATGTCTGCAGAAGCCGGACTGTCGCTTCCGGTTACCTATGTCCTTACGGTAAGCAACAGCGGAAACCGGGCGGCGAATGTCATTGTATACGACAGCCTCCCTTCCGGAACCGCGTTCGTCGCAAACAGCATTCTCGTCAACGGAGCGCCCGTTCCCGGCATCACGCCGGGAGCGGGCATTCCGCTAGGCGAGGTGAATCCAGGCAGCGTGTACGCGATCGTTTTTCAGGTGATCCTGACCTCGGTCCCGCCTTCCGGCGTTCTTGTCAACCAAGCGAGGGCGGACTATGAGTTCGTCACCTTGGATCACCGAGTCATTACCGGATCCTCGCTGTCCAATGCGTTATCCCTGCCTGTTGGCGTGCTGGCCGTCTCCGTGCACAAGAGCGTCTCGGCTGCCGTCACTTTCGTCGGGGACATGATCGCGTACAGTATCCTGGTATCGAACGAAAGCTCCGAATCCATTAGGCAAAGTTTGCTGCTCGACCCGCTCCCCCAAGGCGTCGGCTTCGTCCCTGGAAGCGTAACGGTCGGCGGCGTGCGCAATCCTTCTGCTTCGCCGGCCAACGGCATTCCCATTGGCACGATTGAGCCCGGAGCCTCCAAACAGATCGCGTTCAATGCGGTCGTGCTCGATGTTCCGGTGCACACGCGATTGACGAACCAAGCCGAGTTTCTCTTCAAATACGGGGAATATGATCAATTCGCGACTTCTAATCCCGTCACCGTCATCGTCTCCGGTCCTGCTTTGAAAGCCGTCATGAGCGTGACGCCCGTACTGGCCACGATCGGCGACATCTTGAGCTATACCGTCGTCGTCACCAATGCGGGAACGCTGGAGACGACGATCATCGCGCGGGATTTAATCCCGCCGAATACGGTTTTCGTGCAGGGCAGCGCCTTCTTGAATGGCCGCCCGATTCCGATCGCGGACCCGGAGAACGGCATAACGCTCGGATCACTGCCGCCTGGCTTGTCGTTTACGCTCGCGTTCCAAGTCACCGTCACCCGAGCGGTCATCCCGCCCGCGCAAACGAATATTCCCAACCTCGCGATCTTGGCACATACCTTTCAATTGCCGGGCGGCATGACCGTGACCGACACTTTGGCGACCAATACGGTCGACGTCCGGCTCGTCTATCCGATAATCGCCGCGCATCTGGAAGCGAAGCCGCCGCTCGCCGAAGCCGGCGGGACGTTCATCGCCGAGGTGCGGATCACGAATAGCGGCCAATATGCGGCTAACGTGACGCTGCAGGACTTTATCCCAAGCGAGACCGAGCTCGTGCCAGGCAGCGTAGTCGTGAACGGCAGACCCGTCCCCGGTTCTTCCGGCACCACGATCGCGGTCGGCTCGCTTGGACCGGACGAAGCGGCGACGATCGTTTACAGGCTCCTCGTTGACCGTCACCCGCTCCAGCATCGGATTCGGTTCCGCGTTCGGGCTGCTTACAACTATATGGTGAACACGAATGAAGCATCCTCTTCCGTCTTCTCGAACGAAGCCTCGGTTCGGATCGAAACCGATGACGAATAA
- a CDS encoding permease — protein sequence MVTFLQLNTIFLSMIMEAIPFILLGVIVSGLIQTFLSERWIARVMPRNRFAASLLGCGVGLLFPACECGIVPITRRLLRKGVPLHAGIAFMLTGPIINPVVLFATYIAFGNDWHMVLVRGGAAIVVAYITAIIISFLYPKLPMRLHEDAVIVETAAASETAAYAATGKEPLYRRLYDVMLHAIDEFFSVGKYLVLGAFIAASMQTFIPTSSLMKLGGNPVTASLVMIGLAFVMSLCSEADAFIASSFRSTFSIGALSAFLVFGPMVDIKNTLMLLGVFRGKFVLVLIGLIVASTLGVSLLVGRLLG from the coding sequence GTGGTTACATTTCTGCAATTGAATACGATTTTTCTGAGCATGATCATGGAAGCGATTCCTTTCATCCTGCTCGGCGTCATCGTCTCCGGACTTATTCAGACGTTTCTGTCGGAGCGGTGGATCGCCCGAGTGATGCCCCGTAACCGGTTTGCGGCATCGCTGCTCGGCTGCGGAGTCGGCCTATTGTTCCCTGCATGCGAATGCGGCATCGTGCCGATCACGAGAAGGCTGCTGCGCAAAGGCGTGCCGCTTCATGCCGGTATCGCGTTCATGCTGACGGGGCCGATCATCAATCCCGTCGTGCTGTTCGCCACCTATATCGCGTTCGGCAACGATTGGCATATGGTGCTCGTTCGCGGAGGCGCGGCCATCGTCGTTGCTTACATCACCGCCATCATCATTTCGTTCTTGTATCCGAAGCTGCCGATGCGGCTGCACGAGGATGCGGTTATCGTGGAAACGGCCGCGGCCTCAGAGACGGCTGCCTACGCGGCGACCGGCAAGGAACCGTTGTACCGGCGCTTGTATGACGTGATGCTGCACGCGATCGATGAATTTTTCTCCGTCGGCAAGTATTTGGTGCTCGGCGCGTTCATCGCCGCTTCCATGCAGACGTTCATTCCGACGTCGTCGCTGATGAAGCTTGGCGGCAATCCCGTTACCGCTTCGCTTGTCATGATCGGCTTGGCGTTCGTGATGTCGCTGTGCTCGGAGGCGGATGCTTTCATCGCATCTTCGTTCCGCAGCACGTTCTCGATCGGGGCGCTGTCGGCGTTCCTCGTCTTCGGCCCCATGGTCGATATCAAGAATACACTCATGCTGCTCGGCGTATTCCGCGGCAAATTCGTGCTCGTGCTGATCGGGCTGATCGTCGCAAGCACGCTTGGCGTATCGCTGCTCGTAGGGAGGCTGCTCGGATGA
- a CDS encoding 3'-5' exonuclease — MDYIVLDIEFNGRKFASDLPMEVIEIGAVRLDAELRQTGQFTALVKPVYFAKLNDFIQKKTGIPQEGIDAADGFPAVIGEFLKWLGPSEQFLIITWGGEDMKRIVFDTRMHGLDDTYWLGVNYYDLLKGYIRYKGVTNDVSVENALAELGIVADEDNQAHRALDDARMTADIFRAVFGSLDFERIQQYVDVYSNAKERKLVKNAIRIIAAQKVTPTWPLIVEHVLTGKIATDDARKMAELEAVFEAEMLKPQRKSRPASASAAAPAAAAEGVTDPSAT, encoded by the coding sequence GTGGACTACATCGTACTTGATATTGAATTTAACGGAAGAAAATTCGCCAGCGACCTGCCCATGGAAGTCATTGAAATCGGCGCGGTCCGGCTGGATGCGGAACTTCGGCAGACGGGTCAATTCACGGCCCTGGTGAAGCCGGTTTATTTTGCCAAGCTGAACGATTTCATTCAGAAAAAGACCGGCATTCCGCAAGAAGGCATCGACGCCGCCGACGGATTTCCCGCGGTCATCGGAGAGTTTCTGAAGTGGCTCGGCCCTAGCGAGCAATTTCTGATCATCACGTGGGGCGGAGAGGATATGAAACGAATCGTATTCGACACGCGGATGCATGGTCTGGACGATACGTACTGGCTTGGCGTTAACTACTACGACCTGCTGAAGGGTTATATCCGTTACAAAGGCGTCACAAACGACGTCAGCGTGGAAAATGCGCTCGCGGAACTCGGCATCGTCGCGGACGAAGATAATCAAGCGCATCGGGCCCTGGACGACGCCCGCATGACGGCGGACATCTTCCGCGCCGTGTTCGGCAGCTTGGATTTCGAGCGCATCCAGCAATACGTCGACGTGTATTCGAACGCCAAAGAGCGCAAGCTGGTGAAGAACGCGATTCGGATCATCGCCGCGCAGAAAGTAACCCCAACGTGGCCGCTGATCGTCGAGCATGTGCTCACGGGCAAAATCGCCACCGACGACGCGCGCAAAATGGCCGAGCTCGAAGCGGTGTTCGAAGCCGAGATGCTCAAGCCGCAGCGCAAATCGCGCCCTGCTTCTGCCAGTGCGGCGGCTCCGGCTGCCGCCGCAGAAGGCGTTACTGATCCATCGGCAACATAA
- a CDS encoding alpha/beta hydrolase family protein — protein sequence MQPQAEVTFGWDIYLLAGVGSSRTIFTECMKDLQRRYAESGMSSRIRVLYPYGDHTQNLYYQLLKVRKDLYRLRKAVQSGAKAASEHIRQLSAGRPVLFIGHSGGGVAAYQAAVMLGQEGVIPDWRVVQIGSPRLPIHEAYADKVHCIVAVDEKGYCADYITRLGSWGGISRNRFGIPFWDRDKYAPKHIIPIRTIGGHQHYFRIEAPFVHPERGTNLGLVTDTIWEQVASNLGRTISGML from the coding sequence GTGCAGCCACAAGCAGAGGTTACATTCGGATGGGACATTTATTTGCTCGCGGGGGTAGGTTCGTCAAGGACGATTTTCACGGAATGCATGAAGGATTTGCAGCGCCGATATGCGGAATCCGGCATGAGCTCGCGTATACGCGTCCTGTATCCTTACGGTGATCATACGCAAAATCTCTATTATCAGCTGTTAAAGGTCCGCAAGGATCTATACCGGCTGCGGAAGGCCGTGCAATCGGGTGCGAAAGCGGCATCCGAGCATATCCGGCAATTATCGGCTGGACGGCCCGTCCTTTTCATCGGCCATAGCGGCGGCGGCGTGGCTGCTTACCAGGCCGCGGTAATGCTCGGACAGGAAGGCGTCATTCCGGACTGGCGCGTCGTGCAAATCGGTTCCCCGAGGCTGCCGATCCACGAGGCTTATGCAGACAAAGTGCATTGTATCGTGGCGGTTGACGAGAAAGGCTATTGCGCGGACTACATTACGCGTCTCGGCAGCTGGGGCGGCATCAGCCGCAATCGCTTCGGCATCCCGTTCTGGGATCGGGACAAATACGCGCCGAAGCACATCATCCCGATTCGGACGATCGGGGGCCATCAGCATTATTTTCGAATCGAGGCGCCCTTCGTGCATCCGGAACGGGGCACTAATTTGGGGCTCGTTACGGATACGATTTGGGAACAAGTAGCAAGCAATTTGGGACGCACGATTTCCGGCATGCTCTGA
- a CDS encoding GNAT family N-acetyltransferase, with product MAIEYRINEPLRAQDVSDVFRSSGIKRPVDDLERIQSMIDHADVTVTAWDEEQLVGIARAITDFSYCCYLSDLAVRMDYQKSGIGKELVQRLREHLGDQVALLLLSAPGAMEYYPRIGFDQIQNAFLIPRVK from the coding sequence ATGGCAATCGAATACCGTATCAATGAACCGCTTCGCGCGCAAGACGTGTCGGACGTATTTAGAAGCTCGGGCATCAAACGGCCAGTCGACGACCTCGAGCGCATTCAAAGCATGATCGATCATGCCGACGTGACGGTTACCGCGTGGGACGAAGAGCAATTAGTCGGCATAGCGAGAGCCATTACCGATTTCTCGTACTGTTGTTATCTGTCTGATCTGGCGGTAAGGATGGACTATCAGAAATCCGGGATTGGCAAGGAACTCGTTCAACGTCTGCGGGAACACTTGGGTGACCAGGTTGCCTTGTTATTGCTCTCCGCGCCCGGCGCAATGGAGTATTATCCGCGCATCGGGTTTGATCAGATCCAGAATGCTTTTCTGATTCCTAGGGTGAAGTGA
- the abc-f gene encoding ribosomal protection-like ABC-F family protein → MTLLTIQNLNKQFGDQTVLKKVDADIAAGERVGLVGMNGAGKTTLANLIFGVLQPDGGKLTYHAANLRIGYLRQSTSYTVHSFSGMMGLVDEEQGNHRFLEVSSHLGLRNVKDWEEARFSGLSGGEKTKLAIAHIWASKPDILLLDEPTNHLDFQGVDWLLEELRAFEGTTIIISHDRYFLDGAVDRIIELQDGMSVEYAGNYTYFREEKERRYASQLHKFEEQQKYERKIEAEINRLKNWSAKAHREAGKKGKMAEMRAGVKEFYRSKAKAMDKQIKSRLHRLEKIDLEGVKKPKEEAKVAFGWENPGKRGRRIIEASRIGKSFGERTLFQNSSFYLQRGEKIGLIGPNGAGKTTLIEMITGRQPVDDGELWISPTARVAYLTQDVSDLAGNRSALELLQETFAMREDVSQARTLLANMGFDAAMLSKTIEQLSLGERTRIKLAQLILQEQDVLILDEPTNHLDLASREQLEQTLASYDGTLIIVSHDRYLIEKLCDKLLIIGEGAIRRWESGYRDFIVRKEQEEADAAEGKKYRAGEGTGAAPLSKESKRRQKQLLEEELLLVTTRIALLLGEISMLKPTDSHYAALDAELREHLAKKKSLSAK, encoded by the coding sequence ATGACCCTACTTACAATTCAGAATCTGAATAAGCAATTCGGCGATCAAACGGTTCTCAAGAAAGTGGACGCGGATATCGCGGCGGGCGAGCGGGTCGGACTCGTCGGCATGAACGGCGCGGGCAAAACGACGCTCGCCAACCTGATTTTCGGCGTTTTGCAGCCGGACGGCGGCAAGCTGACGTATCATGCAGCAAACCTGCGCATCGGCTATTTGCGGCAATCGACCTCCTATACCGTGCATTCTTTCAGCGGCATGATGGGGCTTGTTGACGAAGAGCAAGGCAATCACCGGTTTCTGGAGGTTTCGAGCCATCTCGGCCTGCGTAACGTGAAGGACTGGGAGGAAGCGCGTTTCTCGGGTCTGAGCGGCGGCGAGAAGACGAAGCTGGCCATCGCGCATATTTGGGCATCGAAGCCGGATATTCTGCTGCTTGACGAACCGACGAACCATCTGGATTTCCAAGGCGTCGACTGGCTTCTCGAGGAGCTGCGCGCTTTCGAGGGCACGACGATCATTATCTCTCATGACCGCTACTTCCTGGACGGGGCCGTTGACCGGATCATCGAGCTGCAAGACGGCATGTCCGTTGAATATGCCGGCAACTACACGTACTTCCGCGAGGAGAAAGAACGCCGCTATGCCAGCCAGCTTCATAAGTTCGAGGAGCAACAGAAGTACGAGCGGAAGATCGAAGCGGAAATCAACCGCCTCAAGAACTGGTCCGCGAAGGCGCATCGCGAAGCCGGCAAGAAAGGGAAAATGGCGGAGATGCGCGCGGGCGTGAAGGAATTTTACCGCAGTAAAGCCAAAGCGATGGACAAACAGATCAAGTCGCGTCTCCACCGTCTGGAGAAGATCGATCTCGAAGGCGTGAAGAAACCGAAGGAAGAAGCGAAGGTCGCCTTCGGCTGGGAAAATCCGGGCAAACGCGGCCGCCGGATCATCGAAGCGTCCCGCATTGGCAAAAGCTTCGGCGAGCGCACACTGTTCCAGAACAGCTCCTTCTACCTGCAGCGGGGCGAGAAGATCGGACTGATCGGTCCGAACGGCGCGGGTAAAACCACGTTGATCGAGATGATTACAGGCCGGCAGCCTGTGGATGACGGCGAGTTATGGATCAGTCCTACGGCCAGGGTCGCTTACTTGACGCAGGATGTATCCGATCTTGCAGGGAACCGCTCGGCGCTCGAGCTGCTGCAGGAGACCTTCGCGATGCGGGAGGATGTCAGCCAAGCGCGGACGCTGCTCGCAAATATGGGCTTCGACGCAGCGATGCTGAGCAAGACGATCGAGCAGCTGAGCCTAGGGGAGCGGACGCGAATAAAACTGGCCCAGCTTATTCTGCAGGAGCAGGACGTACTCATTCTCGACGAACCGACCAATCATCTCGATTTGGCAAGCCGGGAACAACTGGAGCAGACGCTGGCCTCTTATGACGGGACGCTTATTATCGTTTCGCATGACCGCTATTTGATCGAGAAGCTCTGCGACAAGCTGCTCATCATCGGCGAAGGCGCCATTCGGCGATGGGAGAGCGGGTACCGCGATTTCATCGTACGGAAGGAGCAGGAGGAAGCGGACGCGGCCGAAGGCAAGAAATATCGCGCAGGGGAAGGAACGGGAGCCGCTCCGCTGTCGAAGGAAAGCAAGCGCCGGCAGAAGCAGCTGCTGGAAGAAGAACTGCTGCTCGTCACGACGCGTATCGCTCTGCTGCTCGGCGAAATCAGCATGCTGAAACCGACGGACAGCCATTATGCGGCGCTGGATGCGGAACTGCGCGAGCATTTGGCGAAGAAGAAGTCGCTTAGCGCCAAGTGA
- a CDS encoding TIGR03943 family putative permease subunit, whose protein sequence is MMRLYVLAGFACLFLMMNMNGNLNKYINTKYAYLSQSAIVLLAILFVFEFIRLYAKEREAGKRKAKLAADAENGAGGHDHAHLGVKHAHDHHDHAHDHHDPEHDHHSHSHDHHDHSHDHHGHSHDHHGHSHDQPIRWKRYLGYGILVFPLLTGFFLPVQTLDSSFVKAKGFSFPDFNVSADNPGFHQFLKPDTSVFYGKQGYAKVSKKELNEFLTMKDVQLTDVNFLKGLESLYNFPDAFIGREVSFDGFIYKGDQVEGNQYFVFRFGFIHCVADSGVFGMLVDFPKGSTFQNDQWVHVTGKLSSEFYQPFKQTLPVLEVKAWNDISKPEDPYVYRA, encoded by the coding sequence ATGATGCGACTTTATGTATTAGCTGGATTCGCCTGCTTGTTCCTCATGATGAACATGAACGGAAACTTGAACAAATACATCAATACCAAATATGCGTATTTGTCGCAGAGCGCCATCGTGCTGCTCGCCATCCTGTTCGTGTTCGAGTTCATCCGGCTCTACGCGAAGGAGAGGGAAGCGGGGAAACGAAAGGCGAAACTGGCGGCGGATGCGGAAAATGGTGCAGGTGGCCATGATCACGCTCATCTAGGCGTTAAACACGCGCACGATCATCATGACCACGCGCATGATCATCATGATCCTGAACACGATCATCACAGTCATTCACATGATCATCATGATCACTCGCACGATCACCACGGCCACTCGCACGATCACCATGGCCATTCGCACGATCAGCCGATCCGCTGGAAAAGATACCTCGGCTACGGGATTCTCGTATTCCCGCTGCTGACCGGATTCTTCCTGCCCGTGCAGACGCTGGATTCCAGCTTTGTCAAAGCGAAGGGCTTCTCGTTCCCGGATTTCAACGTGTCCGCAGACAATCCCGGCTTTCACCAATTTCTGAAGCCGGACACGAGCGTCTTCTACGGCAAGCAAGGGTATGCCAAAGTGTCGAAGAAGGAATTGAACGAATTTCTGACCATGAAGGATGTCCAGCTTACGGACGTCAATTTCTTGAAAGGCTTGGAGTCGCTGTACAATTTTCCGGATGCGTTCATCGGACGCGAGGTCAGCTTCGACGGGTTTATTTATAAAGGCGATCAGGTGGAAGGCAATCAATACTTCGTCTTCCGGTTCGGGTTCATCCACTGCGTGGCGGATTCCGGCGTATTCGGGATGCTGGTCGATTTCCCGAAAGGCTCGACCTTCCAAAACGATCAATGGGTGCATGTAACCGGCAAGCTGAGCTCGGAATTTTACCAGCCGTTCAAGCAGACGCTGCCCGTCCTCGAGGTGAAGGCGTGGAATGACATTTCCAAGCCGGAGGATCCATACGTATATCGCGCATAA